One window of the Asticcacaulis sp. SL142 genome contains the following:
- a CDS encoding TorF family putative porin, with product MKKSLLAAATAMGLVIAGGTMAEGALSYNIAVTNDYVWRGVSQTGRQEAVQGGIDYANGIFYAGAWASNVDFGDDETDLEVDVYAGVKPTYKDFSFDFGGVYYGYPNQPDDTNLSFGELKAAVSHPIGAGAIGAAAYYSMDFGGAGESLYSELNASYPITEKLSVSGAMGKQYIEDGNDYTAWNLGAGYALTEALSVDVRYWDTGDHDLGSNYKDRVAVTLKAAF from the coding sequence ATGAAAAAGTCCCTCCTCGCCGCTGCTACCGCTATGGGTCTGGTAATCGCCGGTGGCACGATGGCCGAAGGTGCCCTCAGCTACAACATTGCGGTCACCAATGACTACGTATGGCGCGGCGTTTCGCAAACCGGTCGTCAAGAAGCAGTTCAAGGCGGCATCGATTATGCCAACGGCATTTTCTACGCAGGCGCCTGGGCGTCGAACGTAGATTTCGGCGACGACGAAACCGATCTTGAAGTTGACGTCTACGCTGGCGTAAAGCCGACCTATAAGGACTTTTCGTTTGATTTCGGCGGCGTCTACTACGGCTACCCCAACCAGCCCGATGACACCAACCTGTCGTTCGGTGAGCTGAAGGCCGCTGTCAGCCACCCGATCGGCGCGGGTGCCATCGGCGCGGCCGCCTACTATTCGATGGATTTCGGTGGCGCAGGTGAGTCGCTCTACTCGGAACTGAATGCCTCTTATCCGATCACGGAAAAGCTGTCGGTTTCCGGCGCTATGGGCAAGCAATATATCGAGGACGGCAATGACTACACCGCTTGGAACCTTGGCGCAGGCTATGCCCTGACCGAAGCTCTGTCGGTTGACGTCCGTTACTGGGACACCGGCGACCACGACCTTGGTTCAAACTACAAGGACCGTGTTGCCGTAACGCTTAAGGCCGCTTTCTAA
- a CDS encoding TorF family putative porin, translating to MKKILFAAAASAALLASGSAMAEGEFSYNVAATTDYVWRGVSQTDENPAISGGIDYSNGIFYAGTWASNVDFGSDADYELDLYSGVKPTVGNFSFDLGVLYYAYPQEDDINFTEVKAAVSYPLGKGSIGAAAYLNTDDDFEDYFEVNGAYPLTDKISVSGAYGDYGNYNTWNLGGSYALTDILSVDLRYHDTDVDTPISDERVALTLKAAF from the coding sequence ATGAAAAAGATTTTGTTTGCTGCCGCCGCTTCGGCTGCGCTTCTGGCTTCGGGTTCGGCAATGGCCGAAGGCGAGTTCAGCTATAATGTTGCCGCCACCACCGACTATGTATGGCGCGGTGTTTCGCAAACCGACGAAAACCCAGCCATCTCTGGCGGCATCGACTACAGCAACGGCATCTTCTATGCTGGCACCTGGGCGTCTAACGTCGATTTTGGCTCGGACGCTGATTACGAACTGGACCTGTACTCTGGCGTGAAGCCAACGGTGGGTAACTTCTCCTTCGATCTAGGCGTCCTGTACTATGCCTACCCGCAGGAAGACGACATCAACTTCACTGAAGTTAAGGCCGCCGTCAGCTACCCGCTGGGTAAGGGTTCGATCGGCGCTGCCGCTTACCTGAACACCGACGATGATTTCGAAGACTACTTCGAAGTTAACGGCGCTTACCCGCTGACCGACAAGATCAGCGTTTCGGGCGCTTACGGCGACTACGGCAACTATAATACCTGGAACCTCGGCGGTAGCTACGCCCTGACAGACATTCTGTCGGTTGACCTGCGTTATCATGACACCGACGTCGACACCCCGATCTCGGACGAGCGCGTTGCCCTGACCCTTAAGGCCGCTTTCTAA
- a CDS encoding ammonium transporter, which translates to MKTWIKLSRAAACAAALMLAAPVAGTAMAAAPVAAEMASEATETMSEAASAVEAAVAPEAEAAPTLSSHQAPLEINEAATAWIIVATALVLMMTLPGLALFYGGMVRKKNVIATVTQSVAVTCVVAVLWYVIGYSISFGVPTTDIFGIPAKTAHMFMGGFDVLMLKGVTTSTAYSAAPYLPEMLWIAYQMTFAIITPALITGAFAERIKLSGLILFMSLWTVFVYAPICHQVWGGGYMFDMGVLDFAGGAVVHVNSGVAGLVAALFLGRRKGYGTEEMPANNLVFVMIGASLLFVGWIGFNAGSAWVADGIASAALLNTMLAACASGLTWKLVEWTIRRKPSLLGILSGIVAGLVAITPAAGFVNPTGALIIGLAAGPFCYMFSVWIKKMLGYDDSLDAFGIHGAGGVLGAILTGLLADPAINALGEGANVITQLKGLGFTIAWSAIGTLIILIICKFTTGLRVSEADEEAGLDSSLHDEALHH; encoded by the coding sequence CGTCGCTGGCACGGCTATGGCAGCGGCCCCCGTCGCTGCCGAAATGGCCTCTGAAGCAACAGAAACCATGTCTGAAGCGGCTTCGGCGGTCGAAGCTGCAGTCGCTCCTGAAGCTGAAGCGGCCCCCACCCTGTCTTCACATCAGGCGCCGCTGGAAATAAACGAAGCCGCTACGGCTTGGATCATTGTCGCCACGGCCCTTGTGCTGATGATGACGCTTCCGGGCCTAGCTCTCTTCTACGGTGGCATGGTTCGTAAGAAAAATGTCATCGCTACGGTAACCCAGTCGGTTGCCGTGACATGTGTTGTTGCGGTGCTTTGGTACGTTATCGGCTACAGCATATCTTTCGGCGTGCCTACAACGGACATCTTTGGCATTCCGGCCAAAACCGCCCACATGTTCATGGGTGGGTTTGATGTTCTCATGCTTAAGGGTGTGACGACCTCAACAGCCTATTCAGCAGCACCCTACCTGCCTGAAATGCTGTGGATCGCCTATCAGATGACGTTCGCCATTATTACACCGGCTCTGATAACCGGCGCTTTTGCTGAGCGTATTAAACTGTCTGGGCTCATTCTTTTTATGTCCCTGTGGACCGTCTTTGTTTACGCACCCATCTGTCACCAGGTCTGGGGCGGCGGCTACATGTTCGATATGGGCGTACTTGACTTTGCCGGTGGCGCAGTCGTTCACGTTAATTCCGGCGTGGCCGGTCTGGTCGCGGCCCTGTTCCTTGGCCGTCGTAAGGGCTATGGCACCGAAGAAATGCCCGCCAATAACCTAGTCTTCGTGATGATCGGCGCTTCTCTGCTGTTCGTCGGCTGGATAGGTTTCAACGCGGGTTCGGCGTGGGTAGCTGATGGCATAGCCTCGGCAGCGCTCCTCAACACCATGCTGGCCGCCTGTGCTTCAGGTCTGACCTGGAAGCTTGTTGAATGGACTATCCGCCGTAAGCCGTCTTTGCTGGGCATCTTGTCGGGCATTGTGGCCGGTCTTGTGGCTATCACTCCGGCGGCAGGCTTTGTAAACCCGACTGGTGCTCTGATTATCGGTCTTGCCGCTGGTCCATTCTGCTACATGTTCTCAGTATGGATCAAAAAGATGCTGGGCTACGACGACTCTCTCGACGCTTTCGGCATCCATGGTGCAGGTGGGGTTCTGGGAGCGATCCTGACGGGGCTTCTGGCTGATCCGGCTATCAATGCCCTCGGCGAGGGAGCGAATGTCATCACACAATTGAAAGGCCTCGGCTTTACTATTGCGTGGTCGGCCATCGGCACTCTGATCATCCTGATCATCTGTAAGTTCACGACCGGCCTGCGGGTTTCGGAAGCGGACGAAGAAGCGGGTCTCGACTCGTCACTGCACGACGAAGCCCTTCATCACTAA